The following are from one region of the Rhodopirellula sp. P2 genome:
- a CDS encoding trans-sulfuration enzyme family protein, which translates to MKPIAIDPVQKTDQTSRAAGPSSAGLSPSGLSTQCVHGNIAPDAPSRQHAEGAITAPIYSASTFTFESTAKLLDFVEGREQREEYGRYGNPNERLVEQKLAALDNAEDAVVYSSGMAAIVGLLMSRLSSGDEIIFFDQCYHRSREFCGKHLAKFGVVTRQVPTGDFAAMEAAITPRTQMLVSESPTNPHLTCVDLEQFVALGKAREIETLIDATLATPMNVRPLDHGVDYVWHSATKYLGGHNDLLAGVISGRKELLDPIRALRGCLGSIASPYSMYLLERGLKTFSLRMQRHNENGQAVAEFLHQHPKIERVYYPGLPSHPSHAIAKEQMRGYGGLITFTIKDADRKTTSRVVDGAKIARIAPSLGGTESLIEQPLVMSYFNYSPEERASFGIADNMIRYSCGIEDSADLIADLDQALAAI; encoded by the coding sequence ATGAAACCGATCGCCATCGATCCGGTCCAAAAGACCGACCAGACGTCCCGCGCCGCGGGACCTTCTTCCGCGGGTTTGTCACCGTCGGGTCTCTCGACTCAGTGCGTGCACGGGAACATTGCCCCGGATGCCCCCTCGCGTCAGCACGCCGAGGGTGCCATCACCGCCCCCATTTACTCGGCCTCGACCTTCACCTTCGAATCCACCGCCAAACTGTTGGATTTCGTCGAAGGCCGCGAACAGCGAGAAGAGTACGGACGCTACGGCAACCCCAACGAACGTTTGGTCGAACAGAAACTGGCAGCACTCGACAACGCCGAAGACGCGGTGGTTTACTCCAGCGGCATGGCAGCCATCGTCGGGTTGCTGATGAGCCGTTTGTCCTCCGGCGACGAAATCATTTTCTTCGACCAGTGCTATCACCGCAGCCGTGAGTTTTGTGGCAAGCACTTGGCAAAGTTTGGAGTCGTCACTCGACAGGTTCCCACCGGCGACTTCGCGGCCATGGAAGCCGCGATCACACCACGCACCCAAATGCTGGTCAGTGAATCGCCCACCAACCCACACCTGACCTGCGTCGATCTGGAACAGTTTGTCGCGCTCGGCAAAGCCCGTGAAATCGAAACGTTGATCGACGCGACGTTGGCAACTCCGATGAACGTGCGACCGCTCGATCATGGCGTCGACTACGTTTGGCACTCCGCGACCAAGTACCTGGGCGGGCACAACGACTTGCTGGCAGGCGTCATCTCGGGCCGCAAGGAATTGCTCGATCCCATCCGCGCCCTTCGCGGTTGCCTGGGCAGCATCGCGTCGCCCTACAGCATGTACTTGCTCGAACGCGGATTGAAGACGTTCTCACTGCGGATGCAACGGCACAACGAAAACGGCCAAGCGGTGGCTGAATTTCTTCATCAACATCCCAAGATCGAACGCGTTTATTACCCGGGCCTGCCAAGCCACCCGTCTCACGCGATCGCGAAAGAGCAGATGCGGGGCTACGGCGGCTTGATCACCTTCACGATCAAAGATGCTGACAGGAAGACGACGTCACGCGTCGTCGATGGAGCGAAAATTGCTCGCATCGCCCCCAGCCTGGGCGGCACCGAATCGTTGATCGAACAACCGCTCGTGATGAGCTATTTCAATTACTCCCCGGAAGAACGAGCCAGCTTTGGAATCGCCGACAACATGATTCGTTACTCCTGTGGCATCGAAGATTCAGCGGATTTGATCGCGGATCTGGACCAAGCTTTGGCGGCGATCTGA
- the trpS gene encoding tryptophan--tRNA ligase: MRVLSGIQPTGRPHWGNYFGAIRQYIDLQEANEGFYFIADLHALTTVREPDVLRENVLNAALDLLALGLDPAKANLFVQSEIPEVTELTWLLMTGTPMGLLERCHAYKEKKAKGLAADAGLFTYPVLMAADILAYDSQIVPVGVDQVQHIEVCRDLAGSFHHAFGETFVLPKAKTLDIGAKVPGTDGQKMSKSYNNTLPLFGDVKKIRKQIMRIVTDSRPMEDPKDPTDDHLFQLYQLFAAPAEVEAMAAKYRAGGFGYGEIKKAVAEVSEEYFAPARAKREELEADLDTVRDVLAEGAKRAREVAASVVERARRNCGLR; encoded by the coding sequence ATGCGAGTGCTCTCGGGAATCCAGCCAACTGGTCGGCCCCACTGGGGAAACTACTTTGGTGCGATTCGCCAATACATTGATTTGCAAGAGGCCAATGAGGGCTTTTACTTCATTGCTGATTTGCACGCGTTGACCACCGTTCGTGAACCGGACGTGCTTCGTGAAAACGTGCTCAACGCCGCGTTGGATTTGCTTGCGTTGGGGTTGGATCCAGCGAAAGCCAATCTGTTTGTGCAGTCAGAGATTCCCGAAGTGACCGAGCTGACTTGGTTGCTGATGACGGGGACACCAATGGGGTTGCTGGAACGCTGTCACGCCTACAAGGAAAAGAAAGCCAAGGGGCTTGCTGCTGACGCTGGGTTGTTCACTTATCCGGTTTTGATGGCGGCTGACATTCTCGCGTACGATTCGCAGATTGTGCCAGTTGGTGTCGATCAGGTTCAGCACATCGAAGTCTGCCGGGACTTGGCGGGTTCGTTCCATCACGCGTTTGGTGAAACGTTTGTGTTGCCAAAGGCGAAGACGTTGGACATCGGGGCGAAGGTCCCGGGGACCGACGGTCAAAAGATGAGCAAGAGCTACAACAACACTCTGCCGTTGTTTGGTGACGTGAAGAAGATTCGCAAACAAATCATGCGAATCGTGACCGACAGTCGTCCGATGGAAGATCCCAAGGACCCGACGGACGACCACCTGTTTCAGCTCTATCAATTGTTCGCCGCGCCAGCGGAAGTCGAAGCGATGGCGGCGAAGTATCGTGCGGGCGGGTTCGGCTACGGCGAGATCAAAAAGGCTGTGGCGGAAGTCAGCGAGGAATACTTCGCCCCGGCGCGAGCCAAACGAGAAGAGTTGGAAGCCGACCTGGATACCGTGCGAGATGTTTTGGCCGAAGGTGCCAAGCGAGCTCGTGAGGTGGCTGCCAGTGTGGTCGAACGAGCTCGACGCAATTGTGGGTTGCGTTAG
- the acpS gene encoding holo-ACP synthase produces the protein MAIVAVGTEIVQCARIAQMIQQHGEQFLERVFTAAEIDHCAQRPDATGHFSRRWAAKQAVFKALRCHRRGVSWTEIEIATHPSEGPAITLHGIAAELAEEAEIDAIHLSLGGCRTQAIAYVVLCD, from the coding sequence ATGGCAATCGTGGCAGTCGGGACGGAGATTGTTCAGTGCGCTCGCATCGCTCAAATGATTCAGCAGCACGGGGAGCAATTTCTCGAGCGAGTTTTCACTGCTGCTGAAATTGACCACTGTGCCCAACGGCCTGACGCGACGGGGCACTTTTCGCGTCGCTGGGCAGCCAAGCAGGCCGTCTTCAAGGCGCTGCGTTGTCACCGCCGCGGTGTCAGTTGGACCGAGATTGAGATCGCCACGCATCCCAGTGAGGGACCGGCGATCACGCTGCATGGCATCGCAGCGGAGCTGGCGGAAGAAGCGGAGATTGATGCCATTCATTTGAGCTTGGGCGGATGTCGCACTCAGGCAATCGCTTATGTCGTGCTCTGCGACTAA
- a CDS encoding DUF1592 domain-containing protein: MQWRRPSFVMLVCGVFVLMHPPPSHAADAFRVSNGLTAFYTFEAERGDTIKDRSGNGKPLDLKIEKASAVAWGEGVLEVRSATKIESIGSAGKLVGQAKRANALTVEAWIKPRNTSQKGPARIVSLSNNSVQRNLTLGQEADHYQVRLRTTATSDNGLPETNSGTGKAETKLTHVVFTRASDGSVRFYVDGRQTASQKVSGTLANWDSDFPLVLVNERSLGRPWLGELHLVAIYSRALSGSDVSQNFRAGPIAGVDPHETQRLAIARAEQTFATKIAPLLARKCLECHDSALKKGDLDLSHKLAALAGGESGRVIIPGSAESSLLWDQIESGDMPPQGPGVSATERASVKEWIDGGAVWSIDRIDPAVYASNPGASDSWVQRLTTSEYIETVRSAVGVDISKEAKQMLPPDLRADGFSNTAYNLNVDLKHIEAYSQLAEKIVQQMDILEFSKRFSKSQSLNTDATARDLVAKTGEWLFRGPLDEREVSNYSGVLTAVASAGGSFEQGVGLMLEAMLQSPRFIYRIEQQPSGGGSQRVSDFELASRMSYVLWGGPPDSELLKAAREGRLADEGRCRKEVERMLQDRRAVERSKQFATDWLNLNRLAHLQPNQKRYPQWTAELGRDMRDETLAYFEEVVWKQGRPLNELFDAQFTYATPRLAKHYGLKPQGDGLRRYDLSDQPARGGLLTQGSVLTIGGDDASMVTRGLFVMRDLLRGVMGAPPPGVDTTPVPPKPGVTHRDVAEDRIRSESCGGCHIKFEPLAFGLEPFDGLGAFHRHDEFGNALRSDGQLVIPGQAKPQKYETPAELMKLLSSSDRVRQTLTWKVTQFALGRPLGARDATEVQRIHQAASTAGGRYTDLITAVVMSDLVQEARSPDEP; this comes from the coding sequence ATGCAGTGGAGACGACCGAGTTTCGTGATGTTGGTGTGTGGGGTGTTTGTGCTGATGCATCCACCGCCATCGCACGCGGCCGATGCGTTTCGAGTTAGCAATGGCCTGACCGCGTTCTATACCTTTGAAGCGGAACGTGGCGACACGATCAAGGATCGTAGCGGGAATGGAAAGCCGTTGGACTTGAAGATTGAAAAGGCTTCGGCGGTGGCTTGGGGCGAAGGTGTTCTCGAGGTGCGTTCAGCGACCAAAATCGAGTCCATCGGCTCGGCTGGGAAGTTGGTTGGCCAGGCGAAGCGTGCCAACGCTTTGACAGTCGAAGCGTGGATCAAACCCCGCAACACCTCTCAGAAAGGGCCGGCTCGCATTGTTTCGCTGTCAAACAATTCGGTCCAGCGGAATCTCACGCTCGGGCAGGAAGCGGATCACTACCAGGTTCGTTTGCGAACGACTGCAACCAGTGACAACGGGCTTCCTGAAACGAACAGCGGCACGGGCAAGGCGGAGACAAAGCTCACCCATGTCGTTTTCACTCGTGCCAGTGACGGAAGCGTTCGTTTCTATGTCGACGGCAGGCAAACCGCTTCCCAAAAGGTGTCCGGAACGCTTGCCAATTGGGATTCCGACTTCCCGCTGGTCCTGGTGAATGAGCGAAGTTTGGGGCGTCCTTGGCTGGGTGAGCTTCACCTCGTTGCGATTTATTCACGGGCGCTCAGCGGTTCCGATGTGTCGCAGAATTTTCGCGCTGGCCCAATCGCCGGGGTTGATCCACACGAAACTCAGCGACTGGCAATCGCTCGAGCTGAGCAGACATTTGCGACCAAGATCGCCCCACTGCTAGCACGCAAGTGTTTGGAATGCCACGATTCGGCGTTGAAAAAAGGCGATCTGGATCTGTCGCACAAACTCGCCGCGTTGGCCGGTGGCGAGAGCGGGAGGGTGATCATTCCCGGGAGTGCTGAGTCGAGTTTGCTGTGGGACCAGATTGAATCAGGCGATATGCCGCCGCAGGGGCCGGGGGTGTCTGCCACCGAGCGGGCTTCGGTCAAGGAATGGATTGATGGTGGAGCGGTTTGGTCGATCGACAGGATTGATCCTGCCGTCTACGCCTCCAATCCCGGTGCGAGTGACAGTTGGGTTCAGCGACTGACAACTTCGGAATACATCGAAACGGTTCGCAGTGCGGTCGGGGTCGATATCTCGAAGGAAGCGAAGCAGATGTTGCCTCCGGATTTGCGAGCTGATGGATTCAGCAACACGGCCTACAACTTGAATGTCGATTTGAAGCACATCGAAGCCTATTCGCAATTGGCGGAAAAGATCGTTCAGCAAATGGACATCCTGGAGTTTTCAAAGCGTTTTTCAAAATCGCAGAGTCTGAACACGGATGCGACTGCACGAGACCTGGTCGCGAAGACGGGGGAATGGTTGTTCCGTGGCCCGTTGGATGAGCGGGAGGTGTCCAATTACAGCGGGGTTCTGACGGCTGTGGCGAGTGCGGGAGGCAGCTTCGAGCAAGGCGTGGGGTTGATGCTGGAAGCGATGCTGCAGTCGCCACGTTTCATCTACCGCATCGAACAGCAGCCCAGCGGAGGCGGCAGTCAACGAGTCAGCGATTTCGAATTGGCCTCGCGAATGAGTTACGTCCTGTGGGGTGGGCCCCCAGATTCGGAACTGCTGAAAGCTGCTCGCGAAGGTCGGCTGGCAGACGAAGGACGCTGCCGCAAGGAAGTTGAGAGGATGTTGCAGGACCGCCGAGCGGTCGAGCGGTCCAAGCAGTTTGCGACGGACTGGTTGAACCTCAATCGGCTCGCTCATTTGCAGCCCAACCAGAAGCGGTACCCTCAGTGGACGGCTGAGTTGGGCCGCGACATGCGAGACGAAACACTGGCGTATTTTGAAGAGGTTGTCTGGAAGCAGGGGCGGCCGCTGAACGAACTGTTCGACGCTCAGTTCACCTACGCCACGCCTCGATTGGCAAAGCACTATGGGTTGAAGCCTCAGGGCGATGGCCTGCGTCGCTACGATCTCTCGGATCAGCCTGCTCGCGGTGGATTGCTGACGCAAGGCAGTGTGCTGACGATCGGTGGCGATGACGCATCAATGGTCACGCGCGGCCTGTTTGTGATGAGAGACTTGCTCCGAGGCGTGATGGGGGCTCCCCCGCCGGGTGTCGATACGACGCCAGTTCCTCCCAAGCCTGGCGTGACTCACCGCGATGTGGCGGAAGATCGCATTCGCAGCGAGTCGTGCGGAGGCTGCCACATCAAGTTCGAGCCCCTGGCATTTGGCTTGGAACCGTTTGATGGCCTGGGGGCATTTCATCGCCATGACGAATTTGGCAACGCTCTGCGTTCGGATGGGCAACTGGTAATCCCCGGCCAGGCCAAGCCGCAAAAATACGAGACTCCGGCGGAGTTGATGAAACTCTTGTCGAGCAGCGACCGTGTTCGCCAGACGCTGACTTGGAAGGTGACGCAGTTCGCTCTGGGGCGGCCATTGGGAGCCCGAGACGCAACTGAAGTTCAGCGGATTCATCAGGCTGCCTCCACCGCTGGCGGGCGTTACACCGATTTGATCACGGCTGTGGTGATGAGTGATCTGGTTCAGGAAGCTCGATCGCCAGACGAGCCATGA
- a CDS encoding DUF1552 domain-containing protein, protein MKNKLIHRRTMLRSVGAATVGLPLLEEMLASTAMAATPTPEAPVRAFNVFFGLGIPAPLQMEGFQGVLEPLQPLSKKLLIMRGVDQVRCDEKGINAHYDGATAAFTAEPPDGEAKSGGPSIDQVIRRTHYPDGLPKGMVPTLVGGTFFRRSRVGRYVHSYNMDGTVAATIQEKPRELFDRVFGGVAVGGSDRSERLKRSVLDTVVEDYRHYTGANSPLGVSSRSRVADHLDRIREFEQRAFAMQHQQENGLQVPPRSAIPHGGPADPGGQGIDITLEELSSEWRLLSDVYALAVQMDRVRFGALTFLAAGERIRLTGDYEYDGEKRWEFDDAGQQNASGDRGCSHEWWHKFNEKKQNEALRAHAHMKMREVAYFLSALDREDCREPNGRTILENSLITISTESGDGRHNDVKRELSGVFHCITGANGRFKTGQIMDVGAEGIDVYNTMLNAFGTQDRLGPKKRDARQIDSIRA, encoded by the coding sequence ATGAAGAACAAGCTCATTCATCGCCGCACGATGCTTCGTAGCGTTGGGGCGGCGACGGTCGGATTGCCTCTGTTGGAAGAGATGCTGGCCTCGACTGCCATGGCGGCGACGCCAACGCCAGAGGCTCCAGTTCGTGCCTTCAACGTGTTCTTCGGTCTCGGTATCCCGGCGCCCCTGCAAATGGAAGGTTTTCAAGGCGTTCTCGAACCGCTGCAGCCGCTCAGCAAAAAGTTACTCATCATGCGCGGTGTCGACCAAGTCCGCTGTGATGAGAAAGGCATCAACGCTCACTACGACGGTGCCACTGCCGCGTTCACCGCTGAACCGCCGGACGGCGAAGCGAAGTCGGGAGGTCCATCGATTGACCAAGTGATCCGTCGTACGCACTATCCCGATGGGTTGCCAAAGGGAATGGTGCCAACCTTGGTCGGAGGAACCTTCTTTCGCAGGTCTCGCGTCGGACGCTATGTGCACAGTTACAACATGGACGGCACTGTCGCCGCGACGATCCAGGAAAAGCCTCGCGAATTGTTTGATCGAGTGTTCGGTGGCGTCGCCGTGGGCGGTAGTGATCGAAGTGAGAGATTGAAGCGAAGTGTGCTGGACACCGTCGTCGAAGACTATCGACATTACACGGGTGCGAACTCGCCGCTGGGAGTCTCCTCTCGATCACGTGTGGCGGACCACTTGGACCGGATCCGCGAGTTTGAGCAGCGAGCTTTTGCGATGCAGCACCAGCAAGAGAATGGTCTGCAGGTGCCACCGCGTTCGGCCATTCCACACGGCGGGCCTGCTGATCCTGGCGGGCAGGGCATCGATATCACGCTGGAGGAGCTGTCCTCCGAATGGCGGCTGCTGTCCGACGTTTATGCGTTGGCCGTGCAAATGGATCGCGTTCGCTTCGGAGCCCTGACATTCCTCGCCGCTGGCGAACGCATTCGGCTCACCGGCGATTATGAGTACGACGGTGAAAAACGGTGGGAATTTGACGACGCTGGGCAGCAGAACGCCAGCGGTGACCGAGGTTGCAGCCACGAATGGTGGCACAAGTTCAATGAGAAGAAACAAAACGAGGCGCTCCGTGCCCACGCTCATATGAAGATGCGGGAGGTCGCTTACTTCCTGAGCGCTTTGGACAGGGAGGATTGCCGAGAACCAAACGGTCGCACCATCCTGGAAAATTCACTGATCACGATTTCGACGGAGTCAGGTGATGGGCGTCACAATGATGTGAAGCGAGAGCTGTCTGGCGTCTTCCACTGCATCACCGGTGCCAATGGTCGATTCAAAACCGGTCAAATCATGGATGTCGGGGCCGAGGGAATCGACGTTTACAACACCATGCTGAATGCCTTCGGTACCCAGGATCGACTCGGTCCCAAGAAGCGAGATGCACGCCAGATTGACTCCATCCGGGCTTGA
- a CDS encoding fasciclin domain-containing protein: MKKIILAAVAMFVLPATVQADHHNEAAKKNIVETAVAAKFNTLVAAVKAGGLVETLSGEGPFTVFAPTDEAFEKLPEGTLQSLLKPENKDQLVAILKYHVVAGKVPAKTVVTLDSAKTLGGEVSIEVKDGTVFLNDKVKVVKTDVMTSNGIIHVIDTVLLPPSK, encoded by the coding sequence ATGAAGAAAATCATTTTGGCTGCAGTGGCAATGTTCGTTCTGCCCGCCACCGTCCAAGCGGATCACCACAACGAAGCCGCGAAAAAGAACATTGTCGAGACCGCAGTGGCGGCAAAGTTCAACACCTTGGTGGCCGCCGTCAAGGCAGGCGGTTTGGTGGAAACCCTCAGCGGTGAAGGCCCGTTCACTGTCTTCGCACCAACGGATGAGGCGTTTGAGAAGCTGCCGGAAGGCACCCTGCAAAGTCTTCTGAAGCCTGAGAACAAGGATCAGTTGGTCGCGATCTTGAAGTACCACGTCGTTGCCGGCAAAGTGCCCGCCAAGACGGTTGTCACCCTGGATTCGGCGAAGACCTTGGGCGGCGAAGTCAGCATCGAAGTGAAAGACGGAACCGTGTTCCTGAATGACAAGGTGAAGGTCGTGAAGACCGATGTGATGACCAGCAACGGCATCATTCACGTGATCGACACGGTTCTGCTGCCACCCAGCAAGTAG
- a CDS encoding GNAT family N-acetyltransferase, whose product MRPALSPPASPMTPPPSTPSDSLANGPGERSNGDSAPASRHQLVAQNSNRGQDGASAIPPRASDPDVHQIDVCAFSELAPHDLERWEQIRALTEDFRPPFFAARFAAAVHAVRKDVLTAILRAKDGTPLGFFPFHRVGGVGVPAGRFLNDAQNVIAVPGLDVDWTELARAAKVRAFNLHAIVGCDPNWVTRYHLQSVKAFRADLGNDSGDYLQRLEHEHRTIGKQGQKTRKLGREIGPVRLEMDCRCPEILKQTITWKRAQYQRTHILDLFLPDWTRDLIETLHANAMEQPGLQADSPAPHHEFSNDSLRGICSVLWAGDQPVATHIGMIEHGRLHYWFPAYDPAYSRYSPGTALFTEIIRAATSHGIQCVDMGYGEQPYKKKQTGTTTQVVHGTITDSRWHRMAFAAEASMVQALKRVPMKEAVKRAIRTINPSAGIKKLK is encoded by the coding sequence ATGAGACCGGCATTGTCACCCCCTGCATCTCCCATGACTCCCCCGCCATCAACGCCCAGTGATTCACTGGCAAACGGTCCGGGTGAGCGATCAAATGGTGATTCTGCCCCCGCCTCCCGCCACCAGTTGGTGGCGCAGAACTCGAATCGCGGACAGGATGGAGCTTCGGCCATCCCGCCCAGGGCGAGCGATCCAGACGTGCATCAAATCGACGTCTGTGCATTCTCAGAACTGGCCCCCCACGACCTCGAACGCTGGGAACAGATTCGAGCACTGACCGAAGATTTCAGGCCGCCCTTTTTCGCAGCTCGGTTTGCGGCCGCGGTTCACGCCGTCCGAAAAGACGTGCTCACCGCCATCCTGCGAGCCAAAGACGGCACGCCGCTGGGGTTCTTTCCCTTCCACCGCGTGGGCGGCGTCGGTGTGCCTGCCGGGCGTTTTCTCAACGACGCACAGAACGTCATCGCGGTTCCCGGCCTCGACGTCGACTGGACCGAACTGGCCCGCGCAGCCAAGGTTCGAGCCTTCAACCTGCACGCCATCGTCGGATGCGATCCCAACTGGGTCACACGGTATCACCTGCAGTCCGTCAAAGCGTTTCGTGCAGACCTCGGCAATGATTCCGGGGACTACCTCCAGCGCCTTGAGCATGAACATCGAACGATCGGAAAACAGGGCCAAAAGACCCGTAAGCTGGGACGAGAAATAGGACCAGTTCGGCTGGAAATGGACTGTCGCTGCCCTGAGATCTTGAAGCAAACGATCACGTGGAAACGGGCACAGTACCAACGCACGCACATCTTGGATCTGTTTCTCCCGGACTGGACACGGGATTTGATCGAAACCCTGCACGCCAACGCCATGGAGCAACCTGGGCTGCAAGCCGATTCCCCTGCTCCACACCACGAGTTCTCAAACGACTCACTGCGTGGCATCTGCTCCGTGCTCTGGGCTGGCGATCAGCCAGTCGCCACCCACATCGGGATGATTGAACACGGGCGTCTGCACTATTGGTTCCCAGCCTATGACCCGGCGTACTCCCGCTACTCGCCCGGGACCGCCCTCTTCACCGAGATCATCCGGGCGGCAACGTCACACGGAATCCAGTGCGTCGATATGGGATACGGCGAACAACCGTATAAAAAGAAACAGACTGGCACGACGACACAGGTGGTCCACGGCACCATCACCGACTCCCGCTGGCACCGAATGGCATTTGCAGCAGAAGCCAGCATGGTCCAGGCTCTCAAACGGGTGCCGATGAAGGAAGCCGTCAAGCGTGCGATCCGAACGATCAACCCGTCGGCGGGGATCAAGAAACTAAAATAG
- the ykgO gene encoding type B 50S ribosomal protein L36: MKVVSSIGALKYRHPDCQVVKRRGRIYVICKSNPKFKVRQGGAKSKKARR, translated from the coding sequence ATGAAGGTCGTTAGTAGCATTGGGGCGTTGAAGTACCGCCACCCAGATTGCCAGGTTGTCAAACGCCGAGGCCGTATTTACGTGATTTGCAAAAGCAATCCAAAGTTCAAGGTCCGTCAGGGCGGTGCGAAGAGCAAAAAAGCCCGGCGCTAG
- a CDS encoding FHA domain-containing protein: protein MSSVTIKVLHGADRGKVFEGIEPPLTIGREEGNDIQLNDERVSRCHLKIQRDNERLVLTDLDSTNGTKVNGTECQLKILRHGDLVAVGRSLLLLGSEEQIAARLQAIGGGSKGAIQRDVKSSDESMAVDLRQDPKSPLPVDALHVEDLPAIPDDLTPGQKAQLCEILDYLQSRLERLIESATTQEESEQVLLQQAAWQRLLDVQSRLATLNRKITDPQWP, encoded by the coding sequence GTGTCCAGCGTAACGATCAAAGTCCTACACGGTGCCGACCGTGGAAAGGTCTTCGAGGGGATCGAGCCTCCCCTGACCATTGGACGCGAGGAGGGCAACGACATCCAGCTCAATGACGAGCGGGTCAGTCGCTGTCACCTCAAGATTCAAAGGGATAACGAACGGTTGGTGTTGACCGATTTGGATAGTACCAACGGTACCAAGGTCAACGGAACGGAATGCCAACTGAAGATTCTGCGGCACGGGGATCTGGTTGCGGTCGGGCGCAGTCTGCTGCTGCTGGGATCCGAAGAGCAGATCGCGGCACGACTGCAGGCCATCGGAGGAGGCAGCAAGGGTGCGATCCAGCGAGACGTGAAGTCGTCCGACGAGTCGATGGCAGTCGATCTTCGCCAGGACCCAAAGTCACCACTTCCGGTCGATGCGTTGCATGTGGAAGATCTGCCAGCAATTCCGGACGATTTGACCCCTGGCCAAAAAGCCCAGCTCTGTGAGATTTTGGATTACCTACAATCACGACTGGAAAGATTGATCGAATCGGCGACCACGCAGGAAGAATCGGAACAAGTTCTGCTGCAACAAGCCGCCTGGCAACGCCTGCTCGACGTCCAATCGCGACTGGCAACCCTCAACCGAAAAATCACCGATCCACAGTGGCCCTGA